From Scleropages formosus chromosome 9, fSclFor1.1, whole genome shotgun sequence, one genomic window encodes:
- the uox gene encoding uricase, producing MARIFNQDVEFVRTGYGKNSVKVLHIRREGTHHYIKEIKADVQLTLKTRKDYLNGDNGDIIPTDTIKNTVHALAKLKGIKTIEEFAMDICEHFLTSFKHVTRAKVYIEDMPWRKLRKDGAQHAHAFIFSPEAWRFCDVEQYRNENPVIHSGVKDMKVLKTTQSGFEGFLKDQFTTLQDARDRFFCTTVHARWRYNKDRNMSFDTTWKTVKDTIIEKFAGPFDRGEYSQSVQKTLYDTQLLVFSRVPEVEEIEIIMPNQHYFTIDMTKMGINNKDEVYLPLDNPSGNITGTVRRKRAKL from the exons ATGGCCAGGATCTTCAATCAG GATGTGGAATTTGTACGAACGGGGTATGGGAAGAATTCCGTGAAGGTTCTTCATATCCGACGAGAGGGGACGCATCACTACATTAAGGAGATAAAAGCTGATGTACAACTGACACTGAAGACACGCAAGGATTATCTGAATGGGGACAATGGTGATATCATTCCCACTGACACCATTAAGAACACTGTGCACGCACTGGCCAAGTTAAAAGGG ATCAAGACAATAGAAGAGTTTGCTATGGACATCTGTGAACACTTCCTGACTTCTTTCAAACATGTCACAAGAGCCAAGGTGTACATTGAAGACATGCCATGGAGGAAGCTGAGGAAG GATGGTGCTCAGCATGCCCATGCATTCATCTTCAGCCCAGAGGCTTGGCGGTTCTGTGATGTTGAACAATATCGAAATG AGAACCCTGTAATCCACAGTGGTGTGAAGGACATGAAGGTTTTGAAAACAACCCAGTCAGGCTTCGAGGGATTCTTGAAGGATCAGTTCACCACTTTGCAGGATGCCAGAGACAGGTTCTTCTGTACCACAGTGCATGCCCGCTGGCGCTACAATAAGGACAGAAACATGTCCTTCGACACCACCTG GAAAACCGTAAAAGATACCATTATCGAGAAGTTCGCTGGCCCATTCGACCGTGGCGAATATTCTCAGTCGGTACAGAAGACACTTTATGACACTCAACTCCTAGTTTTCAGCAGAGTCCCAGAG GTGGAAGAAATTGAGATAATCATGCCAAATCAGCATTACTTCACTATAGACATGACAAAGATGGGTATCAACAACAAGGATGAG GTCTATCTACCTCTGGATAATCCCTCAGGAAACATCACTGGGACTGTAAGAAGAAAACGTGCTAAACTCTAA
- the samd13 gene encoding sterile alpha motif domain-containing protein 13, whose protein sequence is METKANGSKNTGSSMENGQPADPADWAIADVVNYFRAAGFEEQANAFEDQEIDGKSLLLMTRNDVLTGLTIKLGPALKIYEYHVKPLQTQHLRNSAL, encoded by the exons ATGGAAACCAAGGCAAATGGCTCAAAAAACACTGGAAG CTCTATGGAAAACGGCCAGCCAGCTGATCCTGCTGACTGGGCCATCGCAGATGTTGTCAATTatttcagagcagcagggttTGAGGAGCAAGCCAATGCATTTGAGGACCAG GAAATTGATGGAAAATCCCTTCTGCTGATGACTCGGAATGATGTCCTGACTGGATTAACAATAaagttgggtcctgctctgaaGATCTATGAATATCATGTAAAGCCACTTCAAACTCAGCATCTGAGAAACAGTGCACTGTAG